The region AATAGAATTAATAAGGAGATGAAGGTTTATGTGTTCTTTCTGTAATATGGAAATTGCTACAATGTGGCTCTCTTCATATATGCACTCCCTGCCTTATAAGTTATAACAATGTGTCCAAAATTGATTCTTGCTTGCATCTATCATATGCTTGAGTTACTAcctaattatatatatgttcGTGCCCACTCGGCCTCTCTTTCGCCTTTAAAAAGAATCAGCCACACTAGCTAGTGAGTAATGTAATTGGTCAATGCATTAATTAAGGTTGTTTTTGTAGAGATATGTGTATACAAAGACCtgcctttttttttataaggagggaCCATGCATCACTAAGCCAAAGAACCCTAGTCTTTTTTATGTAATCAGCAATtgattttaatagaaaaaaacgGTAATTGATGTCGTCTCTATTGATCGgatgtttaaattattatatcgTAACATACAATTTTTAGGCTAACAGATTAGCAATGTAAAAAAGTCGTCGTTAAAAAACCAGTCTTGTAATGACGGTTTTCTGATGGAAACTGTTGACGGTCACATTACATCGATAATTTGTCGGTGGTATTATATGACAATTTGTCCAAATTCTTTTGCCGACGGTAATCTgtcaataaaattattataaaaaatggaCGCCTACTTGGCGCAATATTCCcgacaatattattttttgataattaaggaGGGAAATAACGTTTGTGGGAGAAATTAAACCGACaacctaacagtttgctgcaCAATCTTTTTACCATTTGATCTATAGCTAATTGATATATACCAGTCAAAATTACCAAAAGAAAATAAGTCCATTGGTTCATTTGTCCATAATGGTGTATATTATTGACGGACATTATGTAGGTCCGCAAAATCCATCGGCAATTTCTTGGTTTTTAGTAGAGTGTCGCGTACCAGTTGTACAGTAAGAACATGCAGTAGTGTATAACCTTGCAGATCACATAGCTCCAGCCGGCCTCCCAGCCTATGAATTTGAAGTTCTTCTTTGTTGTCGGTCAGTggaaatgaaatttttataattctatGGTGTGAATAAGTTCActtacaaaaatttaataaaaaggaaTTGGCACTCTACTCTAGGAATCAAGGACCTCAAAACCAGTTTGTAGATGGAAATGTGGTTGCTAGCCGAATAAAACCAACGCTATAACATCCAAAACGACAATTAATTTTGAGTAGAAGTGGAAAATGGACCACATAAAACGACAACTGCATCAAGCACCAGAAACCCAACATCCTTCCAAAACCTTTCTCTTCAGTTCTCTTCCTCTACTAAATGACATTCAATTCTAATGTGACGCGTGTCGTGACTATAGTTTCACTGTTGTTCGTAtttaaaaataggataattttCACTAATTGTCCCTGAACTTTCTCCTCTCTCTGCCTGTCATCCTTAAACTTTAATTCTCACTTTAACTgtctctaaacttttatttaataattcgATTACCATATAGCGCCGGTATATCCTAATACTGTTAGTTTTAgactaaaaatctaaaattttatgaCTAtgattgtcattataattattaattaaataatcattATTATTGGTTAAgtattcttatttaatttatttatacatatatataaatataccaaTTTTATATGACATGTATTGATTTGTTATTGGTGTTTATTTAATACACGAGGCTATTTGCatgataagaaaataaaaaagtttagcCATATAAGTATACACATCATCAAATGGACTATAAATTCAGATGCCACTTAAGCAAAAACCAAATGttagaaaaaattaatagcACAAACAaccaaattatttaaataaaaatttaggagCAATTGTGATACGAATTAAAGTTTATGTACTCCGAAAAGAGAGAAGAAAGTTCAGGAACAGATAGTAAAAGTTAGCCATAAAAATATGAAGCCTATAAATGGTCCCTCCTTATAACCAATATTAATTGACATAATTCTCTCACCATCCTCCATTAAATTCAACATTCTCCTCATTTCAAATCATACCACTTCACTTCTTCTCTATAGACTCCTCTCTACAATTCTAATGGACCTCATTATTCACAGGCTGCTACTAATTTCCATTGCTGTAatttttcttcttgttcttcagAATTCAGTCCATGTACAAGGACGATACCACTACcacaaaccaaaaccaaaatccTCCAAAGATACATCTCCATCTCCTGTACAACAGCCTTCTGTTCCTGCAATGCCTAATCCTACGGTTCCGTCTGACCCGTATCCGAATGATCCTGGTAGTAATAGCTCCACTTCTGACTGCATTTTTGATGTCACCTCTTATGGAGCGGTTGGCGACGGCTCTACTGATGACACTGACGCTTTCGTGGCAGCTTGGAAAGCTGCCTGCGCGGTGGAATCAGCCGTCGTTTTGGCTCCTTCTGGTTATTCTTTTATGATCACTTCTACCATTTTCTCTGGACCTTGCCAGCCGGGACTCGTGTTTCAGGTgaacatttgatttttaaaaaaattatatggacttttatgaaagaaaaatatatttagtcatcaaattaaattttacttatAACGATCAAATGACTAAATCAACTAATGTAGTAAACTGTCCGAGTATAATTTTTATACAAATCAAgaaaaagtaattattttaatttacactTGAAGATTTTTAATAAGTAACGATTAATTaaagttgtttttgttttgtgtttGTAATGATAAGATTGATGGATGCCTAATGCCGCCTGACGGGCCTGATTCATGGCCGGAGAAGCAGAGTAAAAAGCAATGGCTCGTGTTTTATAGACTTAACGATATGACTCTTACCGGCAATGGAACTATCGAAGGCAATGGCGAGAAATGGTGGGATCTTCCCTGTAAACCTCACCGGGTATGGCACAAAAACTTGTCGAGTGCTACAATTTTAAGTGTATCATTTAATTTccgaaattttatatttatagtaaGAGTATACTCTTATATTATGTTGTTTCGTCATTTTCTGTTTTAGCGTTTTTTCGATTTTAACGTTTGCTTGGAATTTGATTTCAGGGTACTAATGAAGGGTTATCATCAAAACAGCCATGCGATAGCCCTACAGTAAGTCAAAATTAAAgacattaaaaaattgataattttgacCTTTATGGTTAACTTATTTTTGTTTTGGGTTGTTTGAAATTCAGATGATTCGGTTCTTCATGAGCTCAAATTTAGTAGTGAGTGGATTAAGTATCGAAAACAGCCCTCAATTTCACATGAAATTTGATGGGTGTGAAGGAGTTTTAATAGAGCAGCTGTCAATTTCTTCTCCTAAATTGAGCCCAAACACGGACGGCATCCACTTAGAAAATACAAAAAGCGTAGGAATTTATAATTCCATGATTAGCAATGGTAATTACTACTATTATGATTAATTATAGTGACagtactaaaaattaattaatgatgCATAATAATACCTTGATTTGAACAGGTGATGATTGCATTTCAATAGGAACAGGATGTTCTAATGTTGATATAGAGGGTGTTACCTGCGGGCCTAGTCACGGGATTAGGTacatttttctctcttttattaattgaaaatgATGTCTTGGCTGTATTAACTACCACTTTTTACCTGTTATGGGCCCGACTTGGACCAGTTTGTGCCGGGCCCAATTTATTTTTGGGGTCCAAAAATTGAATCAAGTCTAACTAAATTTGAGCTGAAACTTTTGATCCAAAATTGATTTGATACTGCAGAAGTGATTTGAtttttcggttcgatttgattttaaatatataaacctttagttaagttttaatgcaaaccaaactaaattaaaaaaaataattcttcaACCGAGCTAATTTGTTATGTTTGGTTCAGTTTAAAATCTTTATATTGCCGTAAATTTAGTTCGTTTTGATTCGGTACAGTTACAACTAAATGTACATTTCCTATGGTTGTTGTATATGAAAATTTGAGTCTATCTCAGGCTTAGGTTGAATTTTGCATTCCGTGAAAATTCAGctcatatattaaatttattctgGTCTTAATATCAcaattttttagaattatatattaattttaatcaaaaataaaaataataattcaaaggCGTATTTAAGAAAAGGTAGACCTAATATGAACTCATATTCGAGCCTTATCAATTAACTGTACCCCGAGGCGAAATTACGGTTGAGTCAAaacttttttagaaaaattttcttctaacttttggatttttatataaggcctaatatcttaaaaaactccgaccttttagccccttttcaactgacgttgaaaatttgtcaattttaccctattttgcatttttgtgtttcaattgtaccctgaaaaattaaattaacgtcttttgcgtttgaaaatttgtttaaaacattctccatatctcgcatatattaattgtatatttttaaaatttatttaaatttagttaaattaattaaaaaattaaattagtgttaatttgattatggtttttagttagtttttaaaaataaaggacttatttgtacttttttgaataaaaaagaatttaatttcatgtttagacttaattaattgaatgatttcatcatttaaataaaaaaattaacaaaaattaaaatattggggtacaattgaaaacggaaaattcaaaagtgggtaaaattgacaaattttcaacgtcagggtggaattgaaaaaaagtttaaaggtgaggggtttttgagtgattaggcctttataTAATTAGTCCCTTCAAacctttttttatgaaaaaaattcctTTAAGTTTAGAATTTTGTACAATTAGCTCCCTTATCAAATTTGAAACGAACCTTGGTGATTATTCTACAGCATTGGAAGCCTAGGAGTGCACAACTCAGAGGCATGCGTATCAAACATAACAGTAAGCAACGCAATGATAAGAGACTCCGACAACGGAGTAAGAATCAAGACGTGGCAAGGCGGAACGGGCTGCGTTTCGGGCATCCATTTCGAGAACATCCAAATGGAGAACGTAAGAAACTGCATGATCATAGACCAATACTACTGCATGTCAAAAGATTGTCTAAACCAGACATCAGCAGTTCACGTAACAGACGTATCATACAAGAACATCAAAGGCAGTTACGACGTAAGAACGCCCCCGATTCACTTCGCCTGCAGTGACGCAGTGCCGTGCACTAATATCACCCTCTCAGAAGTTGAGCTTCTTCCTTACGAAGGAGAATTAATGGACGATCCGTTCTGTTGGAATGCGTACGGAACGGAAGAGACTGTGACTATTCCTCCATTGAATTGTCTGATTGAAGGAGAGCCTGAAAGTGAACAAGATTTGCCTTCTTATTCTTGTTAAGACATTTATTTATACTCATATACTATCAACTTAGTAGTagcttttgatttatttatatgGGATTTTTAGATTGTTGCTATACAATAGTTAGATTACTGTATAGAGCCCAATATTGTCAAGAACCATGCTCATATTATATGGGATCTTCGTTACTATTTTGGCTCCATTTTTAGAATAATGTTGCTATTTAGATTATAAGATTGTTATAGATTGGATATTTACACATTGTATTTGTATGAATATTACAAAATCTGCCGGTTGAGGCATGAAACAAAAATACTCTAGGATATGAAATGTTTGAGCAgctaaatttttgttttgtttcattttaatcacaatgctctaatttgtttcaattttataatcGCATGAGTGATTTTACAAAATATGCCACAATTAAATCTTGTCACATGTATTTAATCTTACATCAATAATAGATATTACTTTTATGATCATTgtatttcctttttattttgttttagattaaaaggaaaaaattatGTCGTGGTAAAATCCGAGTGCAACATAAATCAATTTGATCGAAAAGAATTACTAAAAAACTCTTtctttgaattaaaaaataattcgaATAATCGAAGgaaagaaaaacaattttaaaattaatttgaagaaAATAAGTTAGTGTACCGGCAATTTAAAACGAAGTCGTTTAGTGAGATTTAATTAACCCTCCTTCCAATTTCTGTCTTACCAGTCAGTGAAAAAAAAAGACGGAGCATTTCTTTCTTCTTCGTAGCTTACGGCTGAATTTGAGGTTTGGATCTTCAACGTCATCTTCATAAtccaattcaattcaattttttttatttttttatcaatttttttcagCTTTGATTTGATCTGAGAgaagttttttcaaaaaaaaaggatGCCATCTCTACAAACAGCATTGCCACCTGAACTTGCCAATAACGCAATTAGGGTTTAGTATCACTTGCCATCTCTACAAACAGCtgaatttaagtttttttttttccgtttgtttttgtttaatttcgcTCATGAAATAACAACATTCCGTTTTGTTTCCGTCCTTTCGCAGCTTTACCGTGAGTGTCTTCGAAGAGCTAAATATATCGGTCACCGggtaatttaatcaatttttttcctTATTATTATGCCAGAAATTAAATCAGTTCTGTTTATTTTCTTATTAGAAATGAGTTTTTGTGCTGTTAATTTTGATCATATGGATACTCTTTAAACTGATTTTGGATAATTTATCTTCAATTTGTTCCGAagttcataaaataaatatattttttatttacttattttcaACTGTCCTCAATTACATTCTATATGTTTGTCTGTTTATTCTTCTAATTGTTTTTGGGTGGTTATGTACTTGTGAGATTGGAAATTGAGTGTTCGAATCTTTACGCTCTTATCTAAGGAAATGGATGGAAGTAGAAGAATTTTGATTGTGAAGTTAGTTTGGAGTGAGGGATAAGAATGGAATGGGACCCTAAGAAATCAATAAATGACTGGTTTCCACCATACTTTTTCTCATCATTTATTGTGCTCTAACTAACGTCGAATCCCTATCGTGGTGGTATAATTATTCAAGGAGTATGTGTTAGAAGTAGGAACCTCTCTTCTGAGTGTTCTTTAATCAAGTGCATTTTATAGCAAAGAAAGGTTAGAtgtcaaaaatattaaacatgtaAAGGAAGGTCTACAATAAAAAGTTAGAGTGTTTGTCCCTGGTTTAGTAAAATtcgatcttttttttttgacacaaaaataatatttcattaataTCAAGCAGTTACAAGTGTAAGAATTTACAAATGGTAATAACCGTTTCTAATAACCTGACATAGAACAAGATGCAAAGCCTTGTccgcagatcgccttacaaaataaaaatcaatacaTAAGTGCATTAAAGCATTCTCATGTTGATATGTCTGAAACCATATAATTATTGTTTGAAACTTTAGATGATTGGACTATTGAAAGATGATAAGAATTACGCTAGAAAGAATAAAGAATCAGCTAAGTTAAACCAGTCATGAATAGATTTCATAGGGTATTGGGGTTCTGGTGTAAATGGTAAGATCAAATGTAAAATAGATTTAGTGATATTGGTGTCGAATTTGTATAGGAGATGTAGTGTAAAAAATAATGCTCTTAGTGCTTGTTGAGACATACAATCGACTTTAGAGTTTTTTCTTTGTGTCTTGCAAGTTTTGAACCATCAATATACGTTTCTTTGGTCTTCACCAGCAAAAAAAAAGTGCGTAATATTATAAAAGGATTAAAGATATGTGTCATTTTTTCGACGCGTTTTAGATTAGTTATGGGAATTGATCTTTTGCCTTTGTTTATTTGGTATGCAGCAAAATAACACAGCACTCCTTGTTGATATGGTCAAGCAGCAATTCAAAAAGCATATGTATGAGGAAGATCCTGAAAAAATTCAGAAGTTGAAGGATGAGTAAGTTCCAGATTTCAGCTTTTCTCCAACACCTGCATGCAGTTTCTTACTCTCTGGTAGCAACACTGGTATAGCAAAGTTATTAACTGATCTACTTTCTGATGCAGTGCTGCAAGAGGACTTATAAACCATATACTTTACGAGTCTGAGAAGATGTCTGGCCGTAAATTCAGTAAAAATGGTTGATTATTCATTGAATTTATTGAGCTAAGTGTATTAGATGAAAGTACCGAAAGATTAGAGTTTCTTTGTCTAAAATTGCACCTATTGAATCACGTGAAACTTTACTTTCGATCAGATTAATAAACACATAGACTCTTAAGACTGTTATAGCATCTGTTTCATGACTCTTACAGTCTTGGTGAATGTTAAAGCTTTCCGTGATATTCAATATTGTTTTGGAACTATCATATGGCGGCTTCTGCATTTTGGTTTCCTTTGatttaatatcaatactcaTACTGCTGGATAATGATAAAGTGAAGAGTGAACAAAGAGGaggataaaattaatatatggaTCCACTTAGTCTAATCATGAAACACTGTAATTCCGGAATTTAATGATACAGAGGGACCATTTTTCCTTCATTCCCTTTTGCCATGATGTCTCTGTAGATTTGCTATTTGTGCGTTGTAGTTGTCAACCTCCCTGTTAGCATTTGTGGGCGACTTCCCTGTAATTTACTCGTGAATGGTAGGGAGCACGCCAAAGTCGAATCGAATCACTAAGTGAACTATatgacaaatttaattcaatttggtttaataatatataaagaagttttattttcagtttggTGTTGATTTTCGATGTAAAAGACTGAGTCAACAAACCGATTGGTTTACCAAAAGCACCCACCTAGCTATTGAGGATATCTCCAATATTCTTACAGCTTCTACTTGAAACTTTTGCTAGTTCATGTTCGCCTCCTAAATTAAACTATGCGACAAAGTTTTGGCTGCTTATTAAACTTCAAATCCGTTGAAAAAAATTGTTTCCTGTTTGACAATCGCACCTCGAAATTCTGTGAGCACTTAAAAGAACAAATGTTTACTATTAATCtaccaattaaattttttaccgTTAATGAAATTGTATTCctctacaaaaaaataaattgtatccAACACCAAtgaattatgaaataaaacaacaGATGCCATGCGACTCTTTAGGCTCTCCACGAAACAAACTGATAGCTTAAACAGAAGCAaaaagaaataacaaaaaatgaaGCAAAAAGAagactatcatttttt is a window of Mercurialis annua linkage group LG2, ddMerAnnu1.2, whole genome shotgun sequence DNA encoding:
- the LOC126666663 gene encoding polygalacturonase At1g48100 — its product is MDLIIHRLLLISIAVIFLLVLQNSVHVQGRYHYHKPKPKSSKDTSPSPVQQPSVPAMPNPTVPSDPYPNDPGSNSSTSDCIFDVTSYGAVGDGSTDDTDAFVAAWKAACAVESAVVLAPSGYSFMITSTIFSGPCQPGLVFQIDGCLMPPDGPDSWPEKQSKKQWLVFYRLNDMTLTGNGTIEGNGEKWWDLPCKPHRGTNEGLSSKQPCDSPTMIRFFMSSNLVVSGLSIENSPQFHMKFDGCEGVLIEQLSISSPKLSPNTDGIHLENTKSVGIYNSMISNGDDCISIGTGCSNVDIEGVTCGPSHGISIGSLGVHNSEACVSNITVSNAMIRDSDNGVRIKTWQGGTGCVSGIHFENIQMENVRNCMIIDQYYCMSKDCLNQTSAVHVTDVSYKNIKGSYDVRTPPIHFACSDAVPCTNITLSEVELLPYEGELMDDPFCWNAYGTEETVTIPPLNCLIEGEPESEQDLPSYSC
- the LOC126667721 gene encoding uncharacterized protein LOC126667721, with the translated sequence MPSLQTALPPELANNAIRLYRECLRRAKYIGHRQNNTALLVDMVKQQFKKHMYEEDPEKIQKLKDDAARGLINHILYESEKMSGRKFSKNG